Part of the Moraxella ovis genome is shown below.
TTAAGCGGGTATATATCGACCCCTTGCAAGACGAATTACAAAATAACAAAACACCCAAGGGATTTTTGTTACTGGTGGGCGACCCTAAGCAGGCGATTTACCGTTTCCGTGGCGGTGATGTGAGTAACTATAACTACATAAAATACTTGGGAAATGCTCAACATCAACAAGAGAAGCAGCGCCAGATTATTAATAAAGACTTAACACTCACCGTAAATAGGCGCTCTAACAAAGCCCTGATTGATGCGTTAAATCAATGGTTCGTGAATGAGTCGTTTGATGGCTTGAACCCTGCCGAACTTGGTGAAGGCATCTATTATCAGCACATCGAAGCGCACAATCAAACCCAAAGACTGTCTTGGCAAAATAAATCAATGCAGGCAAGCTACCTAGATGAACAGCCATTAACAGTATTGCACACGTCTTATTTAAATGTCGATGATGCTTGGCAAAAACATCAGGCGATTGCCCATCATATTAACAGCCTTCTACAAAATCCGCATTGCACGATGGATGATAATGGCAGGTCAAGACCCATCGTCCCCAGTGATATTGCTGTCTTGACTAAGACCAAGGCTGAATTCTCAGCGGTTAAAGGATATTTAGATAAACTAAACATTCCTGCCATTGCTATCAAAGATGAGAATGTCTTTGCCATGCCTGCCGCTAATGATTTATATGCCTTGTTGGCTGTGTGTCTGGATGCGGGTAATCTTGAGAAAGTAGGTCGGCTGCTAAGCGGGTATTTGTTTGGATTGTCTCTTGATGACATTACGACTTTATTTGCTGATGAGTCGGATCAAATGAGCCAAGATGGTGCAGAGCAGAAGATTCGATTGTTCGGTTATCTTGCCAAAATGCACGAACAATGGCAAAAGTACGGCATCGCCAGCGCGATTTGGTATGCACTATCGATGAACCCGCTAAATGACAAACGCAATCTATCCGATGGCTTATGGCTAAATGCTGCCAAAGCCGGTGAGCGATATTTGGCAGACTTGTGGCAAGTGGTTGAATTGGTAGGTGAGCAGTCGCATCTGCACGAGACCGCGCTGTTAGAATGGTTCGAGATTCAAATGCAAGAGGGTGCAAGCGAGTACAACAAAAGAAGGGTGCTGCCCAGCGAAGCAGGCGTGAATCTGATGACCATCCATGCATCAAAAGGGCTTGAATTTCCCATCGTATATGTGCTCGGACTTGAAAAGTCGGTGAAGGGCAATAATGCGTTATTTTACCCTTATAGCGATGATAAATATCAAAGACGCATCTCGCCCGTTCGGAATAGAGGTTATGTGGATTATGGGGTGCTTGATCTTACGGAGGGTGTCGATGAGGCTAAGCGCCTAGGCTATGTCGCCCTAACACGTGCATCTGAGCAGGTGTATGTGGTGGCTTCGGACAGCTACTATGCAGATAATAGCACATCCCCCATGTTCATATGGTGTCAAGTCAGTGAGCAAAAAGCGCTGACGTTACCGGAGCGAATGCAAGGCAAGATGGGCTGGATTGAGCTTTTGGATTGCGAAGACTTAATAAAATCGCGCTATGATATCAATGATAAACCTCAATCTCGCATCAATTACGTGGATTGGCACGTCGCCATTCCCAAGCAGTCTTTTCAAGGCATACATCAGGCGAGCTTTACCAGGCTGATTAATCAGCTGGAATCATCGCAGGAGATGATGGATGATGATAAGCAAGATGTTCATGACGAAATGATGATTGATGGCTCATCTGATGAGGTGGTTGAGCGTATTCAAAACACCTTTGTCCGCGGTGCAACAGCGGGTGAATTCTTGCATTTGGTATTACAAGAAGTGGATACATCCATGCCCATCACTGACAGGTCAGGTCAGCTACTCGCCATCAGTCAGGAGATTGATCGTCAGGCGCGCAAGTTGGGCTTAACTGAATATCTAAGCCATAAGCACCAATCTATGCCTTTAGAATCGGATAAAAACACGCCACATAGTCAGCTGGTGCTTTGGCTGTATGAGGTGATTCATGCCAAATTTGGCGCATCGGGCACCAATCTAAAATCACTGCATGATGGCAATAGTGTGCGCGAGATGAAGTTTGTGCTTGGGTTAAAGCATGGCTTTGGCGTGGCTGACATCAATGCAGTCTTTGAAGAATACAGCGACCACGCATTGGAATTAACCCCTGACCATAACGATCGCGTGTATCATTATCTTAAGGGTGAGATTGATTTATTGTATGAGCATGAGGGCAGGTTCTTTGTGCTGGATTATAAGTCGAATTTTTTGGGTGATGATTGGTGTGATTATGATAGACAGTCGCTCATATCAGCGATGGATAAGGCGGGTTATTGGCTGCAAGCAGCGTTCTATCAGGTGGCACTTCATCGCCTATTAAAGATGAGAATTGCTGACTATGTGGGCAATGAATCGAGCTATCTAGGAGCGACAGAATATCTGTTTTTACGCGGTATCTCATCTGACGATGAGCGCGGGGAGTGCGGGCGCATGATATGGCAGATACCGCTAAATCTAGTCTTGGCATTAGATGAATTATTTGAATAGGATACACCATGAACGATACCGCGATCAGTCATTATATCACCAGTCGTATCAGAGCGAATGCTGATTGGTATGAAGGCAAAGGAATGGTTTTGCCATATCAGTACGATTCATTGGCATCTGATGTATTCCTTGTGATGAATTTTAGCAGCATGCTTGCCTTGGATGAGGGGCATACTGTAATGATGGTTGCAAATGATGGTACGCCATCAGACATCAAAGGGCTGCCTCATTGGCAGGCGACACTGTTGTCTCCTGCGATGATGTTCTTGGCAGGGCAATTTAAAGATGGGCAAAGCCCACTTGAGTTTGAGCGTTATTTTGATGAGATGGGTGAACTGCGCAGACAGTCACCTCATGAACTGCCTAATTATCTTAATCGACAATATCACGAGTTCAAGCAGGCACTGCTAAAGTCGCCACGCCTTAGTGCTTCACCAGCTGAGCTAAGCTTATTATTCATGGCGGTTCTTAGGGTATTTGATGGTGTGCGTCATGAGCTGGATGATGATTTTGAGCGGTTTGTGACGTTATTGGCTGATAGTATATATTTTGCTGATTTTGAACATAAGGCGACCATTGGCACGCCATTGATGATAAAATGTGGTAATTCTGGCGAGTTATATATCTGGTCAAATAGAGCATGGCGAGCTGAGCGCATGACGATGCATCACATTGAGCGTATCTTGGGGGCGAAAGTCGAGCTATTCGATGTGAGTGATTTGCCAAAAGGTATGAAAGCTGCACAAGAGCAGGCCGTTAAGCTGGTGAGTTGCTCGCCATTTGCCATCATCACAGGCGGACCAGGCACGGGTAAGACATATACGGTGGCTCAGATTGTACTGGCACTGCTTCGCCAAAACCCACAAATTAACCTAGCGTTGGCAGCCCCTACAGGTAAGGCAGCTCAGCGTATGGGCGAGTCTTTACAAAAATCACTAGATGGCGCTCAAATCGATCTGCCAGAGCCAAAAACCATCCATCGACTGCTTGGTATCGGTCGTCATGGCAGTCCGCGCTACCATGAATATAATCCACTGTCCCAAGACATCATTATTATTGATGAGGCATCCATGTTGGGTGCGGAGCTGTCCTGTTCGCTGCTGGCAGCAGTCAAGACGGGCGCTAGATTGATACTGCTTGGGGATGCGCATCAGTTGTCAGCGGTGGAAGCAGGGGCGGTGCTTGCTGATCTTTGCCGTGTGGATAAGCTACAACAATGTCGTGTGCATTTATCGGAGTCAACTCGCTTTACGTCCACATCGAGTGTGGGTAAATTGGCTACGTTCATCAATGACTATAATGCAGAGGGCAGCGCCTTGCCACAGATTGAGGCGTTAATAGATAGCGAGGCGAATTTATCATGGGTGAATTTACAGCATAATAAGGACTTTCTAGAAAAGTTAATCGAACCTTATTCCGCATATTTTGAGCAAAGTAAAAATCTACTAAGACAAATCAATCAATACAGCGATGACCAAAAAAACAATCAAATCAAAGCGCTAATCGATGAGCTGAATCGCTATCGCATTCTCACGGCATCGCATGTCGGGGTGGCGGGCGATGTGATGATTAATGAATATATCGCCAAGAAACATCGTGATGAACTGCGCGCCTCCACATGGACGCTGCCATGGTATCATGGGCGAGTGGTGATGGTGCAGACCAACCGATATGATTTGGGGTTGTTCAATGGCGACATTGGTGTATGCATCCAAGAAGGTGGCGAGTTGTTCGTGTATTTTGATGGTGCGACACTCAAAAAAGTCTCCGTAAGTGTTCTAGGTGGCGAGACGGTGACAACAGCCTACGCCATGACTGTGCATAAATCGCAAGGTTCGGAGTTTAATACAGTGGCGGTGGTTTTTGATGATTCTAACAGCCGACCGTTGTCAAAAGAGCTGATCTATACTGCTGTCACGCGAGCCAAAGACAGTGTGCAGATTTATGCCACACCTACTGCGCTAGACATCGCCATCAAAACGCCAACCGTCCGTACTACAGGACTTGGGTTGTTGCATGAATTGTGATTGGCGCTAACCGCACTATAATTTTGATGGTGTAATTGTTTTATCTGATTTCAAACGAATGTCTGGTTTAA
Proteins encoded:
- a CDS encoding UvrD-helicase domain-containing protein yields the protein MSDIRSTPATACTLSGAYLIEASAGTGKTWTLSGIILRLLVEKKYAPERIIATTFTRAAAAEMQERIQARLTTFYRYLTWMKSRQATHESWFDRKIPTSDRLNEIVTTAKQAGIDEADDIVNQHLIEFLINHEDDFAFDEAFRRVGLLLSMLDKLFVGTLDSLAQKWLKEFAAEIGHQTKAEIQYDSDGITTAIIHDSLRKKHAQIITQNPKLYAFIAPSNVFSDIHGAKATINLATQFFDAPIDSMPDIDDAYVESLEAELDEILSYDLDEIHQFLNDDYRKKVGINGRANLPKSLDKLTEIQVLIREHGIGFVNHLEPLKNWIKNIEKIKDITNLTNKNYDHDAVMMLYDFIQQKLINIPTIIEKIRDITVQYRAYLYRQIAEDVRRLSPSWLEGMGKTTFTLQMKRLNDALASSKDLVRRIRHHYPVALIDESQDVNGAQVALIKRVYIDPLQDELQNNKTPKGFLLLVGDPKQAIYRFRGGDVSNYNYIKYLGNAQHQQEKQRQIINKDLTLTVNRRSNKALIDALNQWFVNESFDGLNPAELGEGIYYQHIEAHNQTQRLSWQNKSMQASYLDEQPLTVLHTSYLNVDDAWQKHQAIAHHINSLLQNPHCTMDDNGRSRPIVPSDIAVLTKTKAEFSAVKGYLDKLNIPAIAIKDENVFAMPAANDLYALLAVCLDAGNLEKVGRLLSGYLFGLSLDDITTLFADESDQMSQDGAEQKIRLFGYLAKMHEQWQKYGIASAIWYALSMNPLNDKRNLSDGLWLNAAKAGERYLADLWQVVELVGEQSHLHETALLEWFEIQMQEGASEYNKRRVLPSEAGVNLMTIHASKGLEFPIVYVLGLEKSVKGNNALFYPYSDDKYQRRISPVRNRGYVDYGVLDLTEGVDEAKRLGYVALTRASEQVYVVASDSYYADNSTSPMFIWCQVSEQKALTLPERMQGKMGWIELLDCEDLIKSRYDINDKPQSRINYVDWHVAIPKQSFQGIHQASFTRLINQLESSQEMMDDDKQDVHDEMMIDGSSDEVVERIQNTFVRGATAGEFLHLVLQEVDTSMPITDRSGQLLAISQEIDRQARKLGLTEYLSHKHQSMPLESDKNTPHSQLVLWLYEVIHAKFGASGTNLKSLHDGNSVREMKFVLGLKHGFGVADINAVFEEYSDHALELTPDHNDRVYHYLKGEIDLLYEHEGRFFVLDYKSNFLGDDWCDYDRQSLISAMDKAGYWLQAAFYQVALHRLLKMRIADYVGNESSYLGATEYLFLRGISSDDERGECGRMIWQIPLNLVLALDELFE
- the recD gene encoding exodeoxyribonuclease V subunit alpha, whose translation is MNDTAISHYITSRIRANADWYEGKGMVLPYQYDSLASDVFLVMNFSSMLALDEGHTVMMVANDGTPSDIKGLPHWQATLLSPAMMFLAGQFKDGQSPLEFERYFDEMGELRRQSPHELPNYLNRQYHEFKQALLKSPRLSASPAELSLLFMAVLRVFDGVRHELDDDFERFVTLLADSIYFADFEHKATIGTPLMIKCGNSGELYIWSNRAWRAERMTMHHIERILGAKVELFDVSDLPKGMKAAQEQAVKLVSCSPFAIITGGPGTGKTYTVAQIVLALLRQNPQINLALAAPTGKAAQRMGESLQKSLDGAQIDLPEPKTIHRLLGIGRHGSPRYHEYNPLSQDIIIIDEASMLGAELSCSLLAAVKTGARLILLGDAHQLSAVEAGAVLADLCRVDKLQQCRVHLSESTRFTSTSSVGKLATFINDYNAEGSALPQIEALIDSEANLSWVNLQHNKDFLEKLIEPYSAYFEQSKNLLRQINQYSDDQKNNQIKALIDELNRYRILTASHVGVAGDVMINEYIAKKHRDELRASTWTLPWYHGRVVMVQTNRYDLGLFNGDIGVCIQEGGELFVYFDGATLKKVSVSVLGGETVTTAYAMTVHKSQGSEFNTVAVVFDDSNSRPLSKELIYTAVTRAKDSVQIYATPTALDIAIKTPTVRTTGLGLLHEL